The following coding sequences lie in one Synechococcus sp. PCC 7336 genomic window:
- a CDS encoding toll/interleukin-1 receptor domain-containing protein, with amino-acid sequence MSGLADRPFGKVFISYAREDECWAKERTRVLRGVGATVFFDRDSILAGSAWPEQLRREVEGADLVWLMWSKSAAQSDWVRQEYTAALAAVLGERIGDREQLLDFAIAREKQYWQRKARDLGLPEEEDEALSGGATAVVLAGGSTAARYHSNALRYHCTAARYDSSAATIH; translated from the coding sequence ATGAGTGGGTTAGCCGATCGCCCGTTTGGCAAAGTTTTTATTAGCTATGCGCGTGAGGATGAGTGTTGGGCTAAAGAGCGCACTCGCGTGTTGCGGGGGGTTGGGGCGACGGTATTTTTCGATCGCGACAGTATTCTGGCGGGTTCGGCTTGGCCGGAGCAATTGCGGCGGGAGGTGGAAGGGGCCGATCTGGTTTGGCTGATGTGGTCGAAGTCTGCGGCGCAGTCGGATTGGGTGCGGCAGGAATATACGGCGGCGTTGGCGGCGGTGTTGGGGGAGAGAATTGGCGATCGCGAGCAGTTGTTAGATTTTGCGATTGCCCGAGAGAAGCAGTATTGGCAGCGCAAGGCAAGAGATTTGGGCTTGCCAGAGGAAGAGGATGAAGCTCTCAGTGGAGGCGCGACTGCTGTTGTGTTGGCAGGGGGCTCCACCGCAGCGAGATATCACTCCAACGCACTGAGATATCACTGCACTGCAGCGAGATATGACTCATCCGCAGCAACGATCCATTGA
- a CDS encoding FHA domain-containing protein, producing MSHITFAWTEADLRVTRTVDLDRATQPQGSIRIGRDPEQCHLVLPSVTDRDRTVSRCHAEIALDTSQYGFYLRNLKPNNPVYVDGQLVGDRLRLRQGSLIRLGRVEIVVEAIAAVPETIIEPSPGQQPTLISPPADPSPPSGNLASPQFDSPMPPTNPHQAPPSPDAEPPAVIPQPTPATPIEAAESILDRVKDRLFSCPNGHKYELEEAKQLGWICKFDGYLITSTFVAD from the coding sequence GTGAGCCACATTACCTTTGCTTGGACAGAAGCCGATCTCCGGGTGACCCGCACCGTCGATCTCGATCGAGCCACACAACCCCAAGGCAGCATTCGCATCGGTCGCGACCCCGAGCAATGCCATCTCGTCCTGCCTTCGGTCACCGATCGCGATCGCACTGTCTCCCGCTGCCACGCCGAGATCGCCCTCGACACCAGTCAATATGGCTTTTATCTGCGCAATCTCAAACCCAATAACCCCGTCTATGTGGACGGTCAGTTAGTCGGCGATCGCCTGCGGCTCCGGCAGGGCAGTCTCATTCGTCTGGGTCGAGTCGAGATCGTCGTCGAAGCGATCGCCGCCGTTCCAGAAACCATCATTGAGCCCTCCCCCGGCCAACAACCCACCCTGATTTCCCCCCCTGCAGATCCCTCTCCCCCTTCAGGCAATCTGGCATCGCCTCAGTTCGACAGTCCCATGCCCCCCACCAATCCGCATCAAGCCCCGCCGAGCCCGGATGCCGAGCCCCCAGCCGTTATCCCCCAGCCAACCCCAGCAACCCCTATCGAGGCTGCCGAGTCCATCCTCGATCGCGTTAAAGATCGCCTGTTCTCCTGCCCCAACGGCCACAAATACGAGCTAGAAGAAGCCAAACAATTGGGCTGGATTTGCAAATTTGATGGCTATCTCATCACCAGCACCTTTGTCGCCGATTAG
- a CDS encoding FHA domain-containing protein, whose protein sequence is MSGTIAITLSWTEPDTGLARQATCRAPIVLGRVASALPATLGDRSTHPIVLDYTNISRYHLLIDWQGDRLMAIDRNSRNGTYLNGQRIQQTQLSSGAVVQLGPYAIQVSYASAAGTAEVPPIAASTGQPRPLVRRLRSSRELLEDRQIDPAELAASGLPVAEIDFATVGGGLGSYIWADYLRIFGAAVDRIAALGMRGQAPYDNYKRLCLNSQIPLHERLRSNSDSCPDNIWGWPSYALREACHDLTHGSIATAARYLWQVFAEPTFVETYTPRAGNVFDSIDREANRIGWDRIWRYGRVKSIRQTTDGRYAIAYAQSEDRSDPAFLLARYVLVATGYPKIQFLPDLQTYRETYGDFKSVVNAYEDCSHVYQQLAQSGGTVLLRGRGIVASRIIQRLSEIRQQTGADVRVLHLMRSPKPKGNRYRWAQRSVAHHFEFQPFNWPKACWGGDLRDVLEQTDERTRDDLIKVWGGTTTADRRDWRELTERSLSQGWYSIRFATVTAVQPNPAGGTMTRVKEEAGEREIEADFIIDATGLDAEVKFNPMLADLVDRYQLPLNPRKRIAVANDFEITPLRQARGRIYAIGAIAFGGPYAAVDSFLGLQYACQRVLDNMVESGAPSITRLNGWGSLCQWLAWAANQAPDRRRISP, encoded by the coding sequence ATGTCCGGCACGATCGCCATTACACTCAGTTGGACCGAGCCCGATACGGGGCTGGCGCGCCAAGCAACCTGTCGGGCGCCGATCGTCTTGGGCAGAGTGGCGAGTGCTTTGCCTGCCACCCTTGGAGACCGCTCCACCCACCCCATTGTTCTGGACTACACCAATATTTCTCGCTACCACCTGCTGATTGACTGGCAGGGCGATCGCCTGATGGCGATCGATCGCAACAGCCGTAACGGCACCTACCTCAACGGACAGCGGATTCAGCAAACGCAATTATCCAGTGGAGCCGTCGTGCAGCTAGGCCCCTATGCCATTCAGGTCAGCTACGCGAGCGCCGCTGGTACGGCAGAGGTTCCCCCCATCGCCGCCTCGACAGGCCAACCCAGGCCCCTCGTCCGCCGCCTGCGCAGCTCTCGGGAATTGCTAGAAGATCGACAGATCGACCCAGCAGAGCTCGCGGCTAGCGGCTTACCGGTTGCCGAAATTGACTTCGCCACCGTCGGAGGGGGGTTGGGCAGTTATATTTGGGCCGATTATTTGCGCATTTTTGGTGCCGCTGTCGATCGCATCGCAGCCTTGGGCATGCGCGGGCAAGCTCCCTACGACAACTACAAACGCCTCTGTCTCAATTCCCAAATTCCCTTACACGAACGCCTGCGTTCCAACTCGGATTCCTGCCCCGACAACATCTGGGGTTGGCCCAGTTATGCCCTGCGCGAAGCTTGTCACGACTTGACCCACGGCAGTATTGCCACTGCAGCGCGCTATCTGTGGCAGGTGTTTGCCGAACCCACATTTGTCGAAACCTACACCCCCCGCGCGGGCAATGTGTTCGACTCGATCGATCGCGAAGCGAACCGAATTGGTTGGGATCGCATCTGGCGCTACGGTCGCGTCAAATCCATTCGTCAGACCACCGATGGCCGCTACGCGATCGCCTACGCCCAATCGGAAGATCGCAGCGATCCGGCCTTCCTTTTGGCCCGTTACGTACTCGTCGCCACCGGCTATCCCAAAATCCAGTTTTTGCCCGACCTGCAAACCTACCGCGAAACCTACGGCGACTTTAAGTCAGTGGTGAATGCCTACGAAGATTGCAGCCACGTCTACCAACAACTGGCCCAATCGGGCGGTACGGTGCTGTTGCGGGGGCGAGGCATCGTGGCCTCTCGCATCATTCAGCGACTCTCTGAAATCCGCCAGCAGACGGGGGCTGACGTACGGGTGTTGCACTTAATGCGATCGCCCAAACCCAAAGGCAATCGCTATCGCTGGGCGCAACGCAGCGTCGCCCACCACTTCGAATTTCAACCTTTTAACTGGCCCAAAGCATGCTGGGGCGGAGATTTGCGGGATGTCTTGGAGCAAACCGACGAGCGGACGCGAGACGACCTGATTAAAGTCTGGGGAGGCACCACCACCGCCGATCGACGCGACTGGCGAGAACTGACCGAACGCTCTCTGTCGCAGGGATGGTACTCGATTCGTTTTGCCACTGTCACTGCAGTGCAACCCAATCCTGCTGGGGGCACGATGACCCGAGTCAAAGAAGAGGCGGGGGAGCGGGAGATCGAGGCCGACTTCATCATCGACGCCACCGGACTCGACGCGGAGGTGAAATTCAATCCCATGCTGGCAGATCTGGTCGATCGCTATCAGCTCCCCCTCAACCCCCGCAAGCGGATTGCCGTGGCCAATGATTTTGAAATTACGCCCCTGCGCCAAGCGCGCGGACGCATCTATGCGATCGGGGCGATCGCCTTCGGCGGCCCTTATGCTGCCGTCGATAGCTTTCTAGGCTTGCAATATGCCTGCCAGCGGGTGCTCGATAACATGGTCGAGTCGGGTGCCCCTAGCATTACCCGCCTGAACGGCTGGGGTTCCCTCTGCCAGTGGCTGGCATGGGCGGCCAACCAAGCGCCCGATCGTCGGAGGATTAGCCCGTGA
- a CDS encoding adenylate/guanylate cyclase domain-containing protein, translating to MNDRITVLFADICNSTTLYETLGDRDAQRTIGASLMQMSAIVRDCNGKPLKLLGDGIMAAFDRPEDACRAACEMQAQLTDYFRAGSIRSGLRVGLNCGSAIAQDEDLFGDAVNIAARLAEDANVNQILTTRETIETLPPQWQEMTRPVGQLFVKGKREQVEAWQLIWQKEGLTIARFEVGTAKQTCAAIEVRLGDRTERVDRDRPSLTIGRVEENDLRVNRDLVSRQHVRIEFRRNKIVLIDRSTNGTFVYLDSEQPTFVRWEELVLKGSGWLGLGQEMSPEEPGAIQFLCSRSPEVSDRSH from the coding sequence GTGAACGATCGCATAACCGTCCTTTTTGCAGATATCTGCAACAGCACGACCCTCTACGAAACACTGGGCGATCGCGACGCCCAGCGCACCATTGGAGCATCGTTAATGCAAATGAGCGCGATCGTGCGAGATTGCAATGGCAAACCCCTCAAACTCTTGGGAGATGGCATTATGGCCGCCTTCGATCGCCCCGAAGACGCCTGTCGAGCCGCCTGCGAAATGCAAGCCCAACTGACCGACTACTTCCGAGCGGGGTCGATTCGCTCGGGATTGCGGGTGGGTTTAAACTGCGGCTCCGCGATCGCCCAAGACGAAGATCTGTTTGGGGATGCCGTCAACATCGCCGCCCGCCTAGCCGAAGATGCCAATGTCAATCAAATTTTGACCACCCGAGAGACGATTGAGACATTGCCGCCTCAATGGCAAGAGATGACCCGCCCCGTAGGGCAGTTGTTCGTCAAAGGCAAGCGGGAACAAGTGGAAGCGTGGCAACTGATTTGGCAAAAAGAAGGACTCACCATTGCTCGATTCGAGGTGGGCACAGCCAAGCAAACCTGTGCCGCCATAGAAGTGCGCTTGGGCGATCGCACCGAACGGGTGGATCGAGATCGCCCCAGTTTAACCATCGGTCGGGTGGAAGAGAACGATCTCAGGGTCAACCGCGATCTGGTCTCCCGCCAACACGTTCGGATTGAATTTCGCCGCAACAAAATCGTCCTGATCGATCGCAGCACCAACGGTACCTTCGTCTATCTCGACTCCGAGCAACCCACCTTCGTCCGTTGGGAAGAATTGGTATTGAAAGGCAGTGGTTGGTTGGGACTGGGACAGGAAATGTCACCCGAAGAACCGGGAGCAATTCAGTTTCTCTGCAGCCGTTCCCCCGAAGTCAGCGATCGCAGTCACTGA
- a CDS encoding IS4 family transposase yields MQDWVSQEINPIHFADLRHAKRLGQIVTDLSEQPTASVPQASGNASVAQGTYRFWANPKVSTSSILDSHRDGVVRRALTGKTVLAIQDTTDFDFTTHPQTEGLGFINQSHQQGIKVHSCFAVSGEGEPLGLLSQFIWNRKQRRGKKEKRSVTPIEQKESYRWIATLAAVERELAGQEQVVHIGDREADIFELFAHPRADNRELLIRARHNRKLSHELGKFIPTLEQAPVLGAMSLQVQRNPKRAARIAQLQVRAMAVTLEVPSHHLKAASLEPVRLNAIFVEETVPPDDGAQPIRWFLLTSLPVESFEQVCQCIRWYSYRWLIERFHFTLKSGCGIEQLQLQSYERLLKALATYNVVAWRLMWLTYRARLTPQASCELVLQPAEWRLLRRKFVPKSRSQKPPTLQQAMLWIARLGGFLARKGDGNPGLKTLWRGLTKLHHLLEGAQLASQS; encoded by the coding sequence ATGCAAGATTGGGTCAGCCAAGAAATCAACCCGATCCACTTCGCCGATTTGCGACATGCAAAGCGGTTGGGGCAGATCGTCACAGACTTGAGTGAGCAGCCCACAGCGAGCGTGCCTCAGGCGAGTGGGAATGCCTCAGTGGCCCAAGGAACCTATCGATTTTGGGCCAACCCGAAGGTGAGCACGAGCAGCATTCTGGACAGTCATCGTGATGGAGTGGTCAGGCGGGCCCTCACGGGCAAGACGGTGCTGGCCATTCAAGACACAACGGATTTCGACTTCACCACTCACCCCCAGACCGAAGGGCTGGGCTTCATCAATCAAAGCCATCAACAGGGAATCAAAGTCCACAGTTGTTTTGCGGTGAGCGGCGAGGGAGAACCCTTAGGTCTGTTGAGTCAATTCATCTGGAATCGCAAACAGCGGCGCGGGAAGAAAGAAAAACGCTCAGTGACTCCCATCGAGCAAAAGGAAAGCTATCGCTGGATAGCAACTCTCGCAGCCGTAGAGCGAGAGCTCGCGGGCCAAGAGCAAGTGGTTCATATTGGCGATCGAGAAGCAGACATCTTCGAACTGTTTGCCCATCCCCGTGCGGACAACAGGGAGTTACTCATCCGCGCAAGGCACAATCGCAAACTTAGCCACGAGCTGGGCAAGTTCATCCCCACCCTCGAACAAGCCCCAGTCTTGGGAGCGATGAGCCTGCAAGTGCAGCGTAATCCCAAGCGAGCGGCCCGCATTGCCCAGTTGCAGGTGCGGGCGATGGCGGTGACGCTGGAGGTGCCATCGCATCACCTCAAAGCCGCGAGCTTAGAGCCCGTGCGCCTCAATGCCATCTTCGTGGAAGAAACCGTCCCCCCTGATGATGGCGCTCAGCCGATTCGCTGGTTTCTGCTGACCAGCTTGCCAGTTGAGAGCTTCGAGCAGGTCTGTCAGTGCATCCGCTGGTATAGCTACCGCTGGCTGATTGAGCGGTTTCACTTCACCCTCAAAAGTGGCTGTGGCATCGAACAGCTCCAACTGCAAAGCTATGAGCGCTTGCTCAAGGCTCTGGCAACCTACAACGTTGTAGCTTGGCGATTGATGTGGCTGACCTACCGCGCTCGACTCACCCCGCAAGCCTCCTGTGAGCTCGTTTTACAGCCTGCTGAATGGCGGCTGTTACGACGCAAGTTTGTGCCGAAAAGTCGCTCTCAAAAGCCACCCACTCTGCAACAGGCAATGCTGTGGATTGCTCGATTGGGAGGCTTCTTGGCTCGCAAGGGCGATGGCAACCCTGGATTGAAGACGCTTTGGCGAGGGCTGACCAAACTCCACCATTTGCTTGAAGGGGCTCAACTGGCTTCTCAAAGCTAG
- a CDS encoding pirin family protein: MITLRKSGDRGHANHGWLDSYHTFSFANYYDPEHMGFRALRVINQDRVDGGAGFGTHGHRDMEIVSYVLEGGLDHRDSMGNGSTILPGDVQRMTAGTGVLHSEFNHSKTDPVRFLQIWIEPGRRGLQPGYEQKLFSRAEKLNQLREIVSPDGRDGSVTIHQDARIFAAILEAGQKVAHQLNENRYAWLQVVRGAIALNGLPLVEGDGAAIAAAGTLTVQASEESELLLFDLA; encoded by the coding sequence GTGATTACTCTGCGTAAATCTGGCGATCGCGGCCATGCCAACCACGGCTGGCTCGACTCCTATCACACCTTCTCTTTTGCCAACTACTACGATCCCGAGCACATGGGCTTTCGGGCTCTACGGGTCATCAACCAAGATCGAGTCGATGGGGGGGCGGGGTTTGGTACCCACGGCCACCGCGATATGGAAATTGTTTCCTACGTGCTCGAAGGCGGTCTCGATCACAGAGACAGTATGGGTAACGGCTCCACCATTCTCCCGGGCGACGTGCAGCGCATGACTGCGGGTACGGGGGTGTTGCACAGCGAGTTCAACCACTCGAAAACCGATCCCGTGCGGTTTCTACAAATTTGGATCGAGCCGGGTCGGCGGGGGCTCCAGCCGGGGTACGAGCAGAAGCTGTTTTCGCGAGCGGAGAAGCTCAATCAGTTGCGAGAGATCGTCTCTCCAGACGGTCGGGATGGGTCTGTCACCATTCATCAAGATGCTCGCATCTTTGCTGCGATTTTAGAGGCAGGACAAAAGGTCGCGCACCAGTTGAATGAGAATCGCTACGCTTGGCTGCAGGTGGTTCGCGGCGCGATCGCGCTGAATGGATTGCCGTTAGTTGAGGGGGATGGTGCGGCGATCGCGGCGGCTGGAACGCTGACGGTGCAGGCTAGTGAGGAGTCTGAGTTGCTGTTGTTCGATCTAGCTTAG
- a CDS encoding serine/threonine-protein kinase yields the protein MLLSNRYRVIQNLGEGGFGKTYLGEDTQLPSKPRCVIKELKPLPNVDVEQVLKRFEQEAATLDKLGQHHPQIPQLYAYFAERDKFYLVQEYIEGQTLAAKIATSGPSSEMEAYRLLVQTLPVLCYIHREGVIHRDIKPDNIILRASDGVPVLIDFGAVKETLGQPLTGDGTAASRSITIGTLGFMSAEQAIGRPVFSSDLFSLGMTAIYTLTARGPQSLPTNPSTGAVEWRSPKTNINVSPQLSAVLNKAIQPLQSDRYSSADEMLGDLQQSLGTATVPPTTFESDRSTIPPTIAETSGIPATTLDSDYPAAGVASAPAPPANSGESNNSSPIAPGNIPYRPPAASPSGSQPHSSSPSTPKLPRILAIFVGTPVLLALALIAIVRVFDRDNGDVVDNFDPIKDNPDNNNPSLVDPFAPEASACGFDYCDISVNPGFQPDPQVGTGVVGGPMAANQIVGVVTTPTGKCTGFVDTTPDHAVNLQSPFTYLAIGVESSEETSIAIVAPDGSALCFSGLNPYIEGPWAAGRYEVYVGNLLGSGTGPRYRLLVTEINPGG from the coding sequence ATGCTATTGAGCAATCGCTACCGCGTCATTCAAAACCTAGGGGAGGGGGGCTTTGGCAAAACCTATCTCGGCGAAGATACGCAGTTGCCCTCCAAACCCCGCTGCGTGATTAAAGAACTCAAACCGCTCCCAAACGTCGATGTGGAGCAGGTGCTCAAGCGCTTCGAACAGGAAGCGGCTACCCTCGACAAGCTGGGCCAGCACCATCCCCAAATTCCCCAACTCTATGCCTACTTTGCCGAAAGGGATAAATTCTATCTAGTTCAGGAATATATTGAGGGCCAAACCCTCGCCGCTAAAATCGCCACCTCCGGCCCCTCGAGCGAGATGGAAGCCTACCGCCTGCTGGTGCAAACCCTGCCGGTTCTCTGCTATATCCACCGAGAAGGGGTCATTCACCGCGACATCAAACCCGACAATATTATCTTGCGGGCGAGTGACGGCGTCCCGGTCTTGATCGACTTTGGGGCTGTTAAAGAAACGCTGGGTCAGCCACTGACTGGCGATGGCACGGCTGCCTCTCGCTCCATCACGATCGGCACCCTCGGGTTTATGTCTGCCGAACAGGCGATCGGCCGCCCGGTTTTCTCCAGCGATCTGTTCAGTTTGGGCATGACCGCCATCTATACCCTCACCGCCCGAGGACCGCAAAGCCTGCCCACCAATCCCAGCACTGGAGCGGTGGAATGGCGCAGCCCCAAAACCAATATCAACGTCAGCCCGCAGCTCTCCGCTGTGCTCAATAAAGCGATTCAACCCCTGCAAAGCGATCGCTACAGCAGCGCTGACGAGATGCTCGGCGACCTGCAACAGAGCTTGGGTACTGCGACCGTACCCCCAACCACCTTCGAGAGCGATCGCAGCACCATCCCCCCCACCATCGCCGAAACCAGCGGCATTCCCGCAACCACACTAGACAGCGATTATCCTGCAGCGGGGGTGGCCAGTGCTCCTGCCCCACCAGCGAATAGCGGCGAGTCCAACAACAGTTCCCCCATCGCCCCCGGCAACATTCCCTACCGTCCGCCAGCCGCCAGTCCGAGCGGCAGCCAGCCCCACAGCAGCTCCCCATCAACCCCCAAACTGCCCCGGATTCTGGCCATTTTTGTGGGGACACCTGTCTTGCTGGCGCTGGCACTCATTGCGATCGTGCGCGTATTCGACCGCGATAACGGGGATGTCGTCGATAATTTCGACCCAATTAAAGACAACCCCGACAACAACAACCCATCGCTCGTCGATCCCTTTGCCCCAGAGGCTTCTGCCTGCGGCTTTGATTATTGCGACATTTCAGTCAATCCGGGGTTTCAGCCCGATCCGCAGGTGGGCACTGGCGTTGTGGGCGGTCCAATGGCTGCAAATCAGATTGTTGGAGTCGTAACAACGCCGACAGGAAAATGCACTGGATTTGTGGATACCACCCCCGATCACGCCGTCAATTTGCAGAGTCCGTTCACCTATTTGGCCATCGGTGTGGAAAGCTCTGAAGAAACCTCGATCGCGATCGTCGCCCCCGACGGCAGCGCCCTGTGTTTTTCCGGCCTCAATCCCTATATTGAAGGCCCGTGGGCGGCAGGTCGCTACGAAGTTTATGTCGGCAATCTGCTTGGCTCGGGCACGGGACCGCGCTACCGTTTGCTCGTGACCGAAATCAATCCTGGAGGCTAG